A single region of the Pseudomonas sp. VD-NE ins genome encodes:
- a CDS encoding GlxA family transcriptional regulator, whose product MDPNLIERRQFSGGMKGKNLRYLNEQGADDTRLTRTGFLLLEHFSLPAFTQALDTVVTTNLLRPGLFSSRTFGLGDGEVVSDLGLVIRPDARLDSAALAKLDLLVVCGGYRTELRASDEFIGLLRSAAERGISLAGLWNGSWFLGRAGLLDGYRCAIHPEHRPALTEIAKATHVSSEPYVIDRDRLTASSPSGAFHMALDWIKGLHGKALVEGIEDILAFEESRYRRIKPDENICVSAPLREVVKLMDANLEEPLELEQLAVYAGRSRRQLERLFKEQLGTTPQRYYLELRITEARRLLQHTELSQVEVLVACGFVSPSHFSKCYSSYFGYRPSKEKRLVK is encoded by the coding sequence ATGGACCCGAACTTGATCGAACGACGCCAATTCAGCGGAGGCATGAAGGGGAAAAACCTCCGCTATCTGAATGAGCAAGGCGCGGATGACACGCGCCTGACCCGCACCGGTTTTCTGCTGCTCGAACACTTTTCGCTACCGGCGTTTACTCAAGCGCTTGACACCGTTGTCACCACCAACCTGTTGCGTCCGGGGTTGTTTTCCTCGCGCACGTTTGGTTTGGGTGACGGCGAAGTCGTCAGTGATTTGGGGCTGGTCATCCGCCCTGACGCACGTCTTGATTCAGCCGCGCTGGCGAAATTGGATTTGCTGGTGGTGTGTGGTGGTTATCGCACCGAACTGCGAGCGAGTGATGAGTTCATCGGCTTGCTCAGATCGGCAGCGGAGCGCGGCATCTCGCTCGCCGGGTTATGGAATGGCTCGTGGTTTCTCGGGCGCGCCGGGCTGCTCGATGGCTACCGCTGCGCAATCCACCCGGAGCACCGCCCGGCGCTGACCGAGATCGCCAAAGCCACCCACGTCAGCAGTGAACCCTACGTGATTGATCGTGACCGGCTCACGGCGTCGAGTCCGTCCGGGGCGTTTCATATGGCGCTGGACTGGATCAAGGGTTTGCACGGCAAAGCCTTGGTCGAGGGCATCGAAGATATTCTGGCTTTTGAGGAGTCGCGCTACCGGCGAATCAAACCGGATGAAAACATCTGCGTCAGTGCGCCGTTGCGTGAAGTGGTGAAGCTGATGGATGCCAACCTAGAGGAACCGCTGGAACTGGAGCAACTGGCGGTGTACGCCGGCCGATCCCGTCGGCAGTTGGAGCGCTTGTTCAAAGAGCAACTGGGCACCACGCCGCAGCGTTATTATCTGGAGTTGCGCATCACCGAAGCGCGGCGTTTGCTGCAGCACACTGAGCTTTCCCAAGTGGAAGTGCTGGTCGCTTGCGGGTTCGTTTCCCCAAGCCATTTCAGCAAATGCTACAGCTCATATTTCGGCTACAGACCTTCCAAAGAAAAACGGCTGGTCAAATAA
- the phnE gene encoding phosphonate ABC transporter, permease protein PhnE, which translates to MNRLINLLLIAGIALAVITSFAYLGLDLGELGSATSLKQMGAYVQRFLSPDLSADYLKAILHGSMETLAMSALGTLLAAVFGIVLALPAAGRFGWPLQSASRLLLNALRAIPELVWAALMVLAAGLGPNAGTLALALHTTGVLGRLFAEALENTPPQPAEAIRLQGGNPLLAFCYGTLPNLAPQLLAYILYRWENNIRMASVLGFVGAGGLGQMLYVSLSLFQEAQASTVILAMLVLVFVVDWLSAWSRQRWVKA; encoded by the coding sequence ATGAATCGGCTGATCAACCTGCTGCTGATCGCCGGCATCGCGCTGGCCGTCATAACCTCGTTCGCTTATCTGGGGCTCGATCTCGGTGAACTGGGCAGCGCCACCAGTCTCAAGCAGATGGGCGCGTATGTGCAGCGTTTTCTCAGCCCGGATTTGAGTGCGGATTACCTGAAAGCCATCTTGCATGGCTCGATGGAAACCCTGGCGATGTCAGCCCTAGGCACCCTGCTCGCTGCGGTATTCGGCATCGTCCTCGCCCTGCCCGCCGCCGGACGTTTCGGCTGGCCGCTGCAAAGTGCCTCGCGCCTGCTGCTCAATGCCTTGCGGGCGATTCCGGAACTGGTCTGGGCGGCATTGATGGTGCTCGCCGCCGGCCTCGGGCCGAACGCCGGCACCCTCGCCCTCGCCCTGCACACCACCGGCGTGCTCGGTCGTTTGTTCGCCGAAGCGCTGGAAAACACCCCGCCGCAACCGGCCGAAGCGATTCGTTTGCAGGGCGGCAATCCGCTCCTCGCCTTTTGCTACGGCACGCTGCCGAACCTTGCGCCGCAACTGCTCGCGTACATTCTGTATCGCTGGGAAAACAACATCCGCATGGCCAGCGTGCTGGGTTTTGTCGGCGCCGGTGGGCTTGGGCAGATGCTCTATGTGAGTCTGAGCCTGTTTCAGGAAGCCCAGGCCAGTACAGTGATTCTGGCGATGCTGGTGCTGGTGTTTGTGGTCGACTGGTTGAGTGCCTGGAGTCGGCAGCGCTGGGTAAAGGCGTAG
- a CDS encoding SDR family oxidoreductase gives MNILVVGASKGLGRALIDGLGNAGDTLIGVSRTRPEDLIVDAERNVRWVEADLMFPAKAAHTIEQAVAEDGLDTLIYNLGIWETLAFDPAYAFLDSSDEEVQAIVSCNITSTILLIKRLLPLLLKSAQPRIILTGSTSGLPQSGRPEVAFGASKFALRGIADSLREGYRHQRLSVTCLNLGYLNTEDPLSTPLDLAAQRGEGQLSPVHDVVQVVRMILSLSAASYVKELTLPAILDERF, from the coding sequence ATGAACATTTTGGTGGTCGGTGCCAGCAAGGGATTAGGCAGGGCTTTGATTGATGGTTTGGGGAACGCGGGAGACACGCTGATCGGCGTTTCCCGCACACGCCCCGAGGACTTGATCGTCGATGCCGAGCGCAACGTACGCTGGGTAGAAGCCGACCTGATGTTTCCGGCGAAAGCGGCGCACACCATTGAGCAGGCAGTCGCCGAGGACGGTCTGGATACATTGATTTACAACCTCGGCATCTGGGAAACCTTGGCCTTCGATCCAGCCTATGCGTTTCTCGATTCCTCGGACGAGGAAGTGCAAGCCATCGTCAGTTGCAACATCACCTCAACAATCCTGCTGATCAAACGTCTGCTCCCTCTGCTGCTGAAAAGCGCCCAACCCAGAATCATCCTCACCGGGTCAACCTCGGGCCTGCCACAAAGCGGGCGCCCGGAAGTCGCTTTCGGTGCCTCGAAATTCGCTCTGCGCGGGATTGCCGATTCATTGCGCGAAGGCTACCGACACCAGCGTCTGTCGGTGACCTGCCTGAACCTTGGGTATCTGAATACAGAGGATCCGCTGAGCACCCCGCTAGATCTGGCGGCGCAGCGTGGCGAGGGTCAGCTGAGTCCTGTTCACGACGTCGTCCAGGTGGTGCGTATGATCTTGAGTCTGTCTGCGGCCAGCTATGTCAAGGAACTCACCCTCCCAGCAATTCTCGACGAGCGATTTTGA
- a CDS encoding ATP-binding cassette domain-containing protein, with amino-acid sequence MTLSLNQGSLRHANGVDALRGVDLQIGVGEQVAIIGPSGAGKSSLLNLLATALRPSSGEIEVLGERAWHLSARQRQRLRARIGLVHQAPPLPPRQRVVTAVLAGKLGQWSLGKSLLNLLHPLDVAGARAALARLDLGDKLFAHCQQLSGGQLQRVGIARVLYQAPEILLADEPVSAMDPVMAGHTLSILSRHAREHNVTLVASLHAVDLALSHFPRIIGLRDGQILFDSASDQVSHAMLDALYANEKLQSPTAAVAPLTVQIPRC; translated from the coding sequence ATGACCCTGAGCCTCAACCAGGGCAGCCTGCGCCACGCCAATGGAGTCGACGCCCTGCGCGGTGTCGACTTGCAGATTGGCGTTGGCGAACAGGTCGCCATCATCGGCCCGTCCGGGGCCGGCAAATCGAGTCTGCTCAACCTGCTGGCCACCGCATTGCGGCCCAGCAGCGGCGAAATTGAAGTGCTCGGCGAACGTGCCTGGCACTTGTCCGCCCGCCAGCGTCAACGCCTGCGCGCACGCATTGGTCTGGTGCATCAGGCACCGCCGTTGCCGCCGCGTCAGCGAGTGGTCACGGCGGTGCTGGCCGGCAAGCTCGGCCAATGGAGTCTGGGTAAAAGTCTTCTGAACCTGTTGCATCCACTGGATGTGGCGGGTGCGCGTGCGGCGTTGGCTCGGCTGGATCTGGGCGACAAACTCTTCGCCCATTGCCAGCAATTGTCTGGCGGCCAGTTGCAACGCGTCGGGATTGCCCGGGTGTTGTATCAGGCGCCAGAGATTCTGCTGGCTGATGAACCGGTGTCAGCGATGGACCCGGTGATGGCCGGGCACACCCTGTCGATCCTTTCGCGCCACGCTCGCGAGCACAACGTCACGCTGGTGGCGAGCCTGCACGCGGTCGATCTGGCGCTGTCGCACTTCCCTCGGATCATCGGTCTGCGCGACGGGCAGATTCTGTTCGACAGCGCTTCTGATCAAGTCAGCCACGCGATGCTCGACGCGCTGTACGCCAACGAAAAACTGCAATCGCCGACCGCTGCGGTAGCGCCTCTGACTGTGCAGATTCCCCGATGCTGA
- a CDS encoding MFS transporter, which yields MATIDTASTGSPPRSGGITKEERKVIFASSLGTVFEWYDFYLYGSLAAIIAKHFFAGVNETTAFIFALLAFAAGFAVRPFGAIVFGRLGDMIGRKHTFLITIVIMGVSTAIVGLLPGYATIGVAAPVILITLRLLQGLALGGEYGGAATYVAEHAPRNKRGFFTSWIQTTATLGLFLSLLVILACRTALGTEAFEAWGWRIPFLLSILLLIVSVYIRLQLSESPVFQKMKAEGKASKAPLTESFARWDNLKVVIMSLFGGTAGQAVVWYTGQFYALFFLLQTLKIDPQTANLLIAGSLLIGTPFFVIFGSLSDRIGRKPIIMVGCMLAALTYFPIFHALTQYGNPDVFIAQEKNPVKVIANPDQCSFQFDPVGKAKFTSSCDLAKTLLAKRAIPYENVIAEPGTVAQVRIGDKVVESFEGSALPAADFKTRNDAFTATLGTALKDAGYPEKADPAKTNYPMVLLLLTVLVIYVTMVYGPIAAWLVELFPTRIRYTSMSLPYHIGNGWFGGFLPTVAFAMVAATGDIYYGLWYPIVIAVMTAVLGTFFLPETKDRDILKD from the coding sequence ATGGCCACAATCGACACAGCATCCACCGGCAGCCCACCGCGCAGCGGCGGCATCACCAAGGAGGAGCGCAAGGTCATCTTCGCTTCCTCCCTGGGCACGGTTTTCGAGTGGTACGACTTTTACCTCTACGGCTCACTGGCGGCGATCATCGCCAAGCACTTCTTTGCCGGTGTCAACGAAACCACCGCGTTCATTTTTGCCTTGTTGGCCTTCGCGGCGGGGTTTGCGGTGCGGCCATTCGGAGCGATTGTGTTTGGCCGGCTCGGCGACATGATCGGGCGCAAACACACCTTTCTCATCACCATCGTCATCATGGGCGTCTCGACCGCGATTGTCGGTCTGTTGCCCGGTTACGCGACCATTGGCGTCGCCGCGCCGGTCATCCTTATTACCCTGCGCCTGCTGCAAGGTCTGGCGCTGGGCGGCGAGTATGGCGGCGCAGCGACGTATGTGGCTGAGCATGCACCGCGCAACAAACGCGGCTTTTTCACGTCGTGGATTCAAACCACCGCGACCCTCGGGTTGTTTCTGTCATTGCTGGTGATCCTCGCCTGCCGCACCGCGCTGGGCACTGAAGCCTTCGAGGCGTGGGGCTGGCGGATACCGTTTCTGTTGTCGATCCTGCTGCTGATCGTCTCGGTGTACATCCGTCTGCAACTGAGCGAGTCGCCGGTGTTCCAGAAGATGAAGGCCGAAGGCAAGGCGTCGAAAGCGCCACTGACCGAGTCCTTCGCGCGCTGGGACAACCTCAAAGTGGTGATCATGTCACTGTTCGGCGGCACGGCCGGGCAAGCGGTGGTCTGGTACACCGGGCAGTTCTATGCGCTGTTTTTCCTGCTGCAAACGCTGAAGATCGACCCGCAGACCGCCAACCTGCTGATTGCCGGCTCACTGCTGATCGGCACGCCGTTCTTCGTGATTTTCGGCAGCCTCTCCGACCGCATCGGGCGCAAGCCGATCATCATGGTCGGCTGCATGCTGGCGGCGCTGACCTACTTCCCGATCTTCCACGCGCTGACCCAGTACGGTAACCCTGACGTGTTCATCGCCCAGGAGAAGAACCCGGTCAAAGTCATCGCCAACCCCGACCAGTGCTCGTTCCAGTTCGACCCGGTGGGCAAGGCCAAATTCACCAGCTCCTGCGACCTGGCCAAGACCCTGCTGGCGAAACGGGCGATTCCCTATGAAAACGTGATCGCCGAACCTGGCACCGTCGCGCAAGTGCGCATTGGTGACAAAGTCGTCGAGAGTTTCGAAGGCAGCGCCCTCCCAGCCGCCGACTTCAAGACGCGCAATGATGCGTTCACCGCCACCCTCGGCACTGCACTCAAGGACGCCGGTTATCCGGAGAAAGCCGACCCGGCGAAAACCAACTACCCAATGGTCCTGCTCCTGCTGACCGTGCTGGTGATCTACGTGACCATGGTCTACGGCCCGATTGCCGCGTGGCTGGTCGAGCTGTTCCCGACCCGCATCCGCTACACCTCGATGTCGCTGCCCTATCACATCGGCAACGGCTGGTTCGGCGGTTTCCTGCCGACGGTGGCGTTTGCCATGGTCGCCGCGACCGGCGATATCTACTACGGGCTGTGGTACCCGATCGTGATCGCGGTGATGACGGCGGTACTGGGCACGTTCTTCCTGCCCGAAACCAAGGATCGCGACATTCTCAAGGACTGA
- a CDS encoding putative selenate ABC transporter substrate-binding protein, with translation MLKQTLALTAGLALSFSAFMAQAADVLRVSAIPDEAPTELLRKFEPLGAYLEQQLGMKVQFVPVADYPAVVEALATDRLDMAWLGGFTFVQARLKTDATTPVIPLVQREQDAQFTSKFITADPNVHSLADLKGKTFAFGSVSSTSGSLMPRYFMLKNDNIKPEAYFSRVAYSGAHDATVAWVQAGKVDAGVLNASVWQKLVDAGKVDTNKVKVFATTPTYFDYNWTVRGTLDPALAAKIKKAFLDLDPANPEQKKILDLQAASRFIETKPENYKGIEEAARAAELLK, from the coding sequence ATGCTCAAACAAACCCTGGCACTGACCGCCGGCCTGGCCCTGTCCTTTTCTGCATTCATGGCCCAGGCGGCCGACGTTTTGCGCGTCAGCGCGATTCCCGATGAAGCGCCGACCGAACTGCTGCGCAAGTTCGAACCGCTGGGCGCTTATCTGGAACAACAACTGGGCATGAAAGTGCAGTTCGTACCGGTAGCCGACTACCCGGCGGTAGTTGAAGCCCTCGCAACCGATCGCCTCGACATGGCCTGGCTCGGCGGTTTTACCTTTGTGCAGGCGCGCTTGAAAACCGATGCAACGACGCCAGTCATTCCGCTGGTCCAGCGCGAGCAGGACGCGCAGTTCACCAGCAAATTCATCACTGCCGACCCGAACGTACATAGCCTCGCCGACCTCAAGGGCAAGACCTTCGCTTTCGGCTCGGTGTCGTCGACCTCCGGCAGCCTGATGCCGCGTTACTTCATGCTGAAAAACGACAACATCAAGCCTGAAGCGTATTTCAGTCGCGTCGCCTACTCCGGTGCCCACGACGCCACCGTGGCCTGGGTGCAGGCCGGCAAGGTTGACGCCGGTGTATTGAACGCCAGTGTCTGGCAGAAACTGGTGGATGCCGGCAAGGTCGACACTAACAAAGTGAAAGTCTTCGCCACCACGCCGACCTACTTCGATTACAACTGGACCGTGCGCGGCACCCTCGATCCAGCGCTGGCGGCGAAGATCAAAAAAGCCTTCCTTGATCTGGACCCGGCCAACCCTGAGCAAAAGAAGATTCTTGATCTGCAGGCCGCCAGCCGCTTCATCGAGACCAAACCCGAGAACTACAAGGGCATCGAGGAAGCCGCCCGCGCTGCCGAACTCCTGAAATGA
- a CDS encoding KilA-N domain-containing protein: MKTRKIVTHEYADRLISFDVEGWINASHAGACFHKDPSEWLGLDLTQQYIEGLARKKDLILESLVVTRYGNEKVRGLWLHPKLAGKFARWLSIDFEIWFEDQMEALVSKDVIAMEAARRQAAMSYRSLCEALVITHQVIGKETKPYHYMNEARLINEILTGVFQGRERSQLTISELQLITLLENRDVLLLGQGKDYTNRKVALSLYLDQLRDGHSQFHGRYA, translated from the coding sequence ATGAAGACGCGCAAAATCGTTACGCATGAATATGCAGATCGCTTGATCAGCTTCGATGTTGAGGGGTGGATAAATGCCTCGCATGCGGGTGCGTGCTTCCACAAAGACCCTAGTGAATGGCTTGGATTGGATTTGACCCAGCAGTACATTGAAGGGTTGGCTAGAAAGAAAGATTTGATCTTGGAGTCGCTGGTAGTTACTCGGTACGGCAACGAGAAGGTTCGGGGGCTCTGGCTGCATCCCAAACTCGCCGGTAAATTTGCTCGCTGGCTGTCGATCGATTTCGAGATATGGTTTGAGGACCAAATGGAGGCGCTGGTATCGAAGGACGTTATAGCCATGGAGGCCGCGCGGCGCCAAGCTGCGATGAGTTACCGTAGCCTATGTGAGGCTTTGGTGATCACTCATCAGGTGATCGGGAAGGAGACCAAACCTTACCATTACATGAATGAAGCAAGGCTCATCAATGAGATTCTGACGGGCGTATTCCAAGGGCGTGAACGGAGCCAACTGACTATATCTGAGCTTCAGTTGATTACCTTGCTGGAGAATCGGGATGTCTTATTACTCGGTCAGGGCAAAGACTATACGAATCGCAAGGTTGCCCTCTCTCTGTATCTTGACCAGCTCCGTGATGGTCACTCGCAGTTTCACGGACGGTACGCGTAG
- a CDS encoding RidA family protein, translating into MTQRDVVFPPARRALYERHRYSPAVRSNGFLFVSGQVGSTEDGTPEPDLQTQVRQAFSNLNAILDEAGCTFDDVVDVTVFIVDPQSKFETIWSLVLTEFWGEAPHPTVTAVGVTWLYGFDFEIKVIAKLP; encoded by the coding sequence ATGACTCAGCGCGATGTTGTTTTCCCGCCTGCCCGCCGCGCACTTTACGAGCGCCATCGTTATTCGCCGGCGGTGCGTTCCAACGGTTTTCTGTTTGTCTCGGGACAAGTCGGCAGCACCGAGGACGGCACGCCAGAGCCGGACCTGCAAACCCAGGTACGCCAGGCGTTCAGCAACCTCAATGCGATCCTTGATGAGGCCGGTTGCACATTCGACGACGTGGTCGACGTCACCGTATTCATCGTTGATCCGCAGTCGAAGTTCGAGACCATCTGGAGTCTGGTACTGACCGAATTTTGGGGCGAGGCGCCGCATCCGACGGTGACGGCTGTTGGGGTGACGTGGCTATACGGCTTTGATTTCGAGATCAAGGTGATCGCCAAACTGCCGTAA
- a CDS encoding DUF6124 family protein yields the protein MFKITPNPPETDPIPYDAALEPQNIKEATDRAINFYLNPSALKTSVPTRKTGKIYLIDPTVDNETLLVEATETLSSATDMARELADSIDPSQRKKMLILQQVIMLSELVVGRVLDNQRLPH from the coding sequence ATGTTCAAAATTACGCCAAACCCGCCAGAAACCGATCCGATCCCCTACGACGCCGCGCTCGAACCTCAAAACATCAAAGAGGCCACCGACCGCGCGATCAACTTCTACCTCAATCCCTCGGCGCTGAAGACCTCAGTACCCACCCGCAAGACCGGCAAGATCTACCTGATCGACCCCACGGTGGATAACGAAACCCTGCTCGTCGAAGCCACTGAAACCTTGTCCTCCGCCACTGACATGGCCCGGGAACTCGCCGATTCGATTGACCCTTCACAGCGCAAAAAGATGCTGATCCTGCAACAGGTGATCATGCTCAGTGAGCTGGTGGTCGGTCGAGTTCTGGATAACCAGCGCTTGCCGCACTAG
- a CDS encoding ABC transporter permease subunit, with the protein MLKADSRDPAAWPRLLLTLLAIALLWPSVQLSELNLAVLLPDSQNEMGRFVAQFWPPAHDEAFLQLLLKATLQTLAIATAGMALALLLAIPAGLIASRALSLSAASRGGVPSRLGRLLRWPVRGLLIFLRSVPEIVWALLFVRAVGLGPAAGVLAIAITYSGMLGKVYAEIFESTDQRPAHALLQSGSGRLAAFAYGTLPNVASELLSYTVYRWECAIRASVVMGFVGAGGLGQQIDLSIRMFAGGEVASILLCFLILVLAADQLSRLLRWRLT; encoded by the coding sequence ATGCTGAAAGCCGATTCACGGGATCCGGCGGCGTGGCCGCGATTGTTGCTGACGTTGCTGGCGATAGCCTTGCTGTGGCCGAGCGTTCAGCTCAGCGAGCTGAATCTGGCCGTATTGCTGCCCGACAGCCAGAATGAAATGGGCCGTTTTGTCGCGCAATTCTGGCCACCGGCGCACGATGAAGCGTTTCTCCAGTTACTGCTCAAAGCCACCCTGCAAACCCTCGCTATCGCCACCGCCGGCATGGCCTTGGCGCTGTTATTGGCGATACCGGCCGGCCTGATCGCCAGCCGCGCGCTGTCGCTGTCCGCCGCCTCGCGCGGTGGCGTGCCCAGTCGACTGGGACGTCTGCTGCGCTGGCCAGTGCGCGGCTTGCTGATTTTTTTGCGCAGCGTGCCGGAAATCGTCTGGGCGCTGCTGTTCGTGCGCGCTGTCGGGCTAGGTCCGGCGGCGGGTGTACTGGCCATCGCCATTACCTACAGCGGCATGCTCGGCAAAGTTTACGCGGAGATATTCGAGTCGACTGACCAGCGCCCGGCGCATGCATTGTTGCAGTCTGGTAGTGGTCGTCTCGCGGCGTTTGCCTACGGCACGTTGCCCAATGTCGCGTCGGAACTGCTGTCGTATACGGTTTATCGCTGGGAATGCGCGATCCGCGCGTCAGTCGTGATGGGGTTTGTCGGCGCTGGAGGTCTGGGTCAGCAGATCGATCTGTCGATTCGCATGTTCGCCGGCGGTGAAGTCGCCAGTATTCTGCTGTGCTTCCTGATTCTGGTGTTGGCCGCCGATCAACTCAGCCGCTTGCTGCGCTGGAGGCTGACATGA
- a CDS encoding DUF6124 family protein produces the protein MSQPPEPPVTDLVSPYASPNSRKLHEAAERALDHYLLPAAIMAEPYTPNALFMANPQADTESLLTNACGSLASASVMLGNFASVLEGSNRHTLLGIAQVVMLGELAVNKALDLVVPTE, from the coding sequence ATGTCTCAGCCACCCGAACCACCGGTCACCGACCTGGTGTCCCCGTACGCATCGCCCAATTCAAGAAAACTGCACGAAGCGGCAGAACGTGCGCTCGACCATTACCTGTTGCCTGCCGCGATCATGGCCGAACCCTATACGCCCAACGCTCTGTTCATGGCCAACCCGCAAGCAGACACCGAGTCGTTGCTGACCAATGCTTGCGGGTCGTTGGCGTCCGCGTCGGTCATGCTCGGCAATTTTGCCAGCGTACTGGAGGGATCAAATCGCCATACGCTTCTGGGTATTGCGCAAGTGGTCATGTTGGGAGAGTTGGCGGTGAACAAGGCGTTGGATCTTGTTGTGCCAACCGAGTAA
- a CDS encoding LysR family transcriptional regulator: MDRFDAMQAFARVVEAGSFTKAAETLHMSKTTVTQLVQQLEARLRVKLLNRTTRKVNVTADGAVYYERVIKLLADMDDAETSLPGAAALPKGRLRVDVPSPLARLILVPALPEFHARYPDIQIDMGVSDRIVDIIDENVDCVVRGGELMDLSLMARKVADLQLGVFAAPQYLARAGTPAHPRELEDSHHRVVGFLWARTGKPVPYALHNASENLQIKGRHVLAVDDGNAYLAAGLAGMGVLWLPKYMSAEHEARGELVPLFADWKLEPMPLYVAYPPNRHVSLKLRVFIDWIVEVMAQHDPVIDRLGLRSTTGD; the protein is encoded by the coding sequence TTGGACCGTTTTGACGCAATGCAGGCCTTTGCCCGGGTGGTCGAGGCGGGGAGTTTCACCAAAGCGGCGGAAACCTTGCATATGAGCAAGACCACCGTGACCCAACTGGTTCAGCAATTGGAGGCGCGGCTGCGGGTCAAGCTGCTCAATCGCACCACGCGCAAGGTCAACGTCACCGCCGACGGCGCGGTTTATTACGAGCGAGTGATCAAGTTACTCGCGGATATGGATGACGCCGAAACCAGCCTGCCCGGCGCGGCGGCTTTGCCCAAGGGCCGGCTGCGTGTGGACGTACCAAGTCCGCTGGCACGGCTGATTCTGGTGCCGGCCCTGCCTGAGTTTCACGCGCGTTATCCGGATATCCAGATCGACATGGGCGTCAGCGACCGCATCGTCGACATCATCGACGAGAACGTTGATTGCGTGGTGCGCGGCGGTGAACTCATGGACCTGTCGCTGATGGCGCGCAAGGTCGCCGATCTTCAACTGGGCGTATTCGCCGCACCGCAATACCTGGCACGCGCGGGCACGCCTGCGCATCCACGGGAGCTGGAAGACAGCCACCATCGCGTGGTCGGTTTCCTCTGGGCGCGCACCGGCAAACCGGTGCCGTATGCCTTGCACAACGCCAGTGAAAACCTGCAAATCAAAGGGCGCCACGTGCTCGCGGTCGATGATGGTAATGCCTACCTCGCGGCCGGTTTAGCGGGTATGGGTGTGCTGTGGCTACCCAAGTACATGTCTGCCGAACACGAGGCACGCGGCGAACTGGTGCCGCTGTTCGCGGACTGGAAACTTGAGCCGATGCCGCTCTATGTCGCGTATCCACCGAACCGGCATGTGAGTCTCAAGCTGCGGGTGTTCATCGACTGGATTGTCGAGGTCATGGCGCAGCATGACCCGGTGATTGATCGGCTGGGGTTGCGATCAACGACAGGTGATTGA